The following proteins come from a genomic window of Candidatus Francisella endociliophora:
- a CDS encoding helix-turn-helix transcriptional regulator, which produces METLRLKDVMDKFNISRSTLYRWIEKQSFPKQIKISDSCVLFYKHEIDQWLEERANQREV; this is translated from the coding sequence GTGGAGACTTTAAGACTTAAAGATGTGATGGATAAGTTCAATATATCAAGATCAACTTTGTATAGATGGATTGAAAAGCAATCTTTTCCAAAACAGATAAAAATATCAGACAGCTGTGTATTGTTCTATAAGCATGAAATTGACCAATGGTTAGAAGAAAGAGCTAACCAGAGGGAGGTGTAA
- a CDS encoding ImmA/IrrE family metallo-endopeptidase translates to MTNEEVRIKANDIYREHTLKTPIQLVKLANELGYEVKVSNLSNMDKDEINTVSGAILYDDKTILIDSRQNPNRQRFTLAHEIGHLVLNHRGDENYSIDYRIDGQSARKEVEANIFASELLAPKNEVLKWAEKNKSNDGYVWLAKFVSDFEMSYQAAEIRLEILGISYV, encoded by the coding sequence AAGCCAATGATATATATAGAGAACATACATTAAAAACACCTATACAGCTAGTTAAATTAGCTAATGAATTAGGTTATGAAGTTAAGGTATCTAACCTATCAAACATGGATAAAGACGAAATAAACACGGTTAGTGGTGCCATATTATATGATGATAAAACCATACTAATAGATAGTAGACAAAATCCTAACAGACAAAGGTTTACTTTAGCTCACGAAATAGGTCATCTAGTATTAAATCATAGAGGCGATGAAAATTACTCTATAGACTATAGAATAGATGGACAATCAGCTCGTAAAGAGGTGGAAGCTAATATATTTGCATCTGAATTGCTAGCCCCAAAGAATGAGGTTCTAAAATGGGCAGAAAAAAATAAGAGTAATGATGGTTATGTATGGTTAGCTAAGTTTGTATCAGACTTTGAGATGTCATATCAAGCTGCAGAAATTAGATTAGAAATACTGGGTATCTCTTATGTCTGA
- a CDS encoding Rha family transcriptional regulator, which yields MQIKLRNTEKNIIETGEFFNPNIDIKMTSRDIAELTGKNHADIMRDIRKEIADLGIELGESIFALTSYLDRSNRQSPQYIFSRKGIMQLALKYNPKTRFKVISKLEELEESNYRNFNNTILHRTLELEKQIAYNGSEWGRMGVDQREARKGFKEFEEAIKKLIQPDLPLED from the coding sequence ATGCAAATAAAGCTAAGAAACACCGAAAAAAATATCATTGAAACTGGAGAATTCTTTAATCCTAATATTGATATAAAAATGACTAGTAGAGATATTGCTGAGCTTACTGGTAAAAATCATGCAGATATCATGCGAGACATTAGAAAAGAAATAGCCGATTTAGGTATAGAATTAGGTGAAAGCATATTTGCTTTAACCTCCTACTTGGATAGAAGTAATAGGCAAAGCCCTCAGTATATCTTTAGTAGAAAAGGTATTATGCAATTAGCTCTTAAATATAATCCTAAAACTAGATTTAAGGTTATCAGTAAACTTGAGGAGCTTGAGGAATCTAACTATAGAAACTTCAACAATACCATTCTACATAGAACTTTAGAACTTGAAAAACAGATTGCGTATAACGGTAGTGAATGGGGCCGTATGGGTGTAGACCAAAGAGAAGCTAGGAAAGGTTTTAAAGAGTTTGAGGAAGCTATTAAGAAACTAATCCAACCAGACTTACCTTTGGAGGATTAA
- a CDS encoding DNA primase produces MDITKFNNFISGLGYSLPNSFNYSIDVGNRIRFNDENKKGNNKNLWLQRVDTDVYVFGDWAGDKHTYIDDEKPKYEIQDFVELRKQREARQRKYQEEIDTKKDLATKLTDFYKSLPLANKDHPYLVKKQINNHPIIRLYNDVLIIPCFGTVEPFNNQIQSLQGIYPNGFKKFYKDAHAKGSCLILNKSSNDSFIFVEGFATGMSVLSLVEHFKADISVICVFNCNNYIHVVESFYSKYPDAELNIWADKDKSGIGVEKAGVVAAEIPNIYITPPPLTAEQMDKGLSDWNDYLSTRGDL; encoded by the coding sequence ATGGATATAACAAAATTCAATAACTTCATTAGTGGACTTGGTTACTCATTGCCTAACAGTTTTAATTATAGCATAGATGTTGGTAATAGGATTAGATTTAATGATGAAAATAAGAAAGGTAATAATAAAAACTTATGGCTTCAAAGGGTAGATACAGATGTATATGTTTTTGGTGATTGGGCAGGCGATAAACATACCTATATTGATGATGAAAAACCCAAGTATGAGATACAAGACTTTGTAGAGTTAAGAAAGCAAAGAGAAGCTAGACAAAGAAAATACCAGGAGGAAATAGATACTAAAAAAGATTTAGCTACTAAATTAACTGATTTTTATAAATCGTTACCATTGGCTAACAAGGACCACCCTTATTTAGTAAAGAAACAGATAAATAATCATCCAATAATACGCTTGTATAACGATGTATTGATAATTCCATGCTTTGGTACTGTAGAACCTTTTAATAATCAAATACAGAGCTTACAGGGGATATATCCAAATGGCTTTAAGAAGTTTTATAAAGATGCTCATGCTAAAGGCTCATGTTTGATATTAAATAAGTCCTCTAATGATAGTTTTATTTTTGTTGAGGGTTTCGCTACAGGTATGAGTGTATTAAGCCTTGTAGAGCATTTTAAGGCTGATATATCGGTTATATGTGTATTTAACTGCAATAACTATATTCATGTTGTAGAGAGCTTCTATAGTAAGTATCCAGATGCTGAATTAAATATATGGGCAGATAAGGATAAAAGCGGTATAGGAGTTGAAAAGGCGGGTGTGGTTGCTGCCGAAATACCAAATATTTATATAACCCCACCACCATTGACAGCTGAGCAGATGGATAAAGGTTTATCAGATTGGAATGATTATTTGAGTACTAGAGGGGATTTATAA
- a CDS encoding DUF3987 domain-containing protein, which produces MENIQPATVEYNEQMLKGEPRELPKNDKKMPVFTKDMLPNRLSDYVFGQAEAGKLTASSIAISALTGVSGVLGKKVVLDVGFKEVTANVWGLVTGESGIGKSPCLRTITPIIKDLDTSLEEEHREKLADYNLDIEVIDARIKEIKDSMKSDIKDANHEAIREKKQLIREVENSKPYRPIANEIIYTDFTPQAIIDKIAKDCPNGILLCGVEFYKVLQTLSSKENATKQGMFLKAYDGEFDKSLTLGRGTINVDKVSISILADIQTSNLEKYLNQVKDNEGLLARFQLLSVVEDSARTHKKPKLDEKLQHVYKDLIDELFDIPLLDRVINGELVKGEPKKYRYTAKADDFLDRWFEWYDAEVRNFAEDTPMKRYLNKFGETIYKISLIFHVIDKKDEEFINIDTLEKVVKFMNYLYETAKYLYDDEIDLVVKHAKEILSKPLDRFKDGFTASSLRDTYSSLRNDKQISLTIESLNLIKEHNHILEISPKKRDRYTRYRLME; this is translated from the coding sequence ATGGAAAATATACAACCGGCTACAGTAGAATATAATGAGCAGATGTTAAAAGGTGAGCCTAGAGAGTTACCAAAGAATGATAAAAAGATGCCAGTATTTACTAAGGATATGCTACCAAATAGATTATCTGATTATGTCTTTGGACAAGCTGAGGCTGGTAAACTAACAGCAAGCTCTATAGCTATATCTGCTTTAACTGGAGTATCTGGGGTACTTGGTAAGAAAGTAGTATTAGATGTTGGTTTTAAAGAAGTGACAGCTAATGTATGGGGTTTAGTTACTGGCGAGAGTGGTATAGGTAAAAGTCCATGTTTGAGAACTATTACCCCTATAATAAAAGACTTAGATACTAGTCTAGAAGAAGAGCATAGAGAAAAATTAGCTGATTATAATCTTGATATTGAGGTTATAGATGCAAGGATTAAAGAAATAAAAGACTCGATGAAGTCTGATATTAAAGATGCTAATCATGAGGCCATAAGAGAAAAGAAACAACTTATTAGAGAGGTTGAAAATAGTAAGCCATATAGACCAATAGCTAATGAGATTATATATACAGACTTCACTCCGCAGGCAATTATAGACAAGATAGCCAAAGATTGTCCTAATGGTATTTTGTTATGTGGAGTAGAGTTTTATAAGGTGTTACAAACATTATCCAGTAAAGAAAATGCTACTAAGCAAGGAATGTTTTTAAAGGCTTATGATGGAGAGTTTGATAAAAGTTTAACGCTTGGTAGAGGTACTATTAATGTCGATAAAGTATCAATATCAATATTGGCTGATATTCAAACTAGTAATTTAGAAAAGTACCTAAATCAAGTTAAGGATAATGAGGGATTGCTGGCAAGGTTTCAATTACTATCAGTAGTCGAAGATAGTGCTAGAACTCACAAGAAGCCAAAGTTAGATGAAAAGCTACAGCATGTATATAAGGACCTTATAGATGAGCTATTTGATATTCCTTTGCTAGATAGGGTTATTAATGGCGAATTAGTCAAAGGTGAGCCTAAGAAATATAGGTATACAGCTAAAGCAGATGACTTTTTAGATAGATGGTTTGAATGGTATGATGCAGAGGTTAGAAACTTTGCAGAAGATACACCAATGAAAAGGTATCTAAATAAGTTTGGCGAGACTATATACAAAATATCTTTAATATTTCATGTTATAGATAAAAAAGATGAAGAGTTTATAAATATAGATACTTTGGAAAAAGTAGTTAAATTTATGAATTATCTATATGAGACTGCCAAATATCTTTACGATGATGAGATTGATTTAGTAGTTAAACATGCTAAGGAAATATTATCTAAACCGCTAGATAGATTTAAAGATGGTTTTACAGCTAGCTCATTAAGAGATACTTACTCAAGTTTACGAAATGATAAGCAAATATCTTTGACAATAGAGAGCTTAAATTTAATCAAAGAGCATAACCATATTTTGGAAATTTCACCTAAAAAAAGAGATAGATATACACGATATAGATTGATGGAATAA